The following coding sequences are from one Megamonas funiformis window:
- the htpG gene encoding molecular chaperone HtpG: MAKETHQFQAETKKLLDLMIHSIYTNREIFLRELISNASDAIDKLHFESLTNRDLLEGNSDYEIFLIPDEASHTLTISDNGLGMNREELIENLGTIAKSGTKAFLEKLQQAKEGDNDTQKDLIGQFGVGFYSAFMVAEKITVVSRKAGEAQAYKWESTADGSYTIEECTKDSRGTNITITLLPEFYGDKAEENFTDTYKLQSLVKKYSDYVRYPIKMNFVIEEQPKDADGKPIEGAGTIKKNEVRILNSMQPLWAKNKSEIKEEEYTEFYQNLFHDWEKPMEVMHNKIEGNIEYTSLLFFPAHAPYNLYHSDYEPGLQLYSRHVFIMDKCKDLLPEYLRFVKGLVDSPDFSLNISRELLQQSRELKLIGKNLEKTILKQLANTLKKDRSKYEQFWKEYGKSLKIGIYGSVYNGGSDVVNKLKDLLLFTTSKEDKLITLKEYVENMPESQKKIYYATGKDRASIDSLPQMEILRDKGIDVLYFLDNVDEFAIEVMREYEGKPFHSISRGDLDLDDVESQEVKKETETIAKSNEDLIKDIKETLGDKVAEVKISSRLKSSAVCLVADEQGPSFAMEQAFADANNPMFKARRILEINPKHDLFARLQKVHEQGKESTAFKDYCSLLYAQALLIEGMMPEDPAAIANKIAELMAK, translated from the coding sequence TTGGCTAAAGAAACACATCAATTTCAAGCTGAAACTAAAAAATTACTCGATTTAATGATACATTCTATTTATACAAACCGTGAAATATTCCTTCGTGAATTAATTTCCAATGCTTCTGATGCAATCGATAAATTACATTTTGAATCACTTACAAATCGTGATTTACTCGAAGGCAATAGCGATTATGAAATTTTCTTAATTCCTGATGAAGCTAGCCATACATTAACTATTTCTGATAATGGTCTTGGTATGAATAGAGAAGAACTCATTGAAAACTTAGGTACTATCGCAAAATCTGGTACAAAAGCATTCTTGGAAAAACTTCAACAAGCTAAAGAAGGCGACAATGACACTCAAAAAGATTTAATCGGTCAATTCGGTGTAGGTTTTTACTCCGCTTTCATGGTAGCTGAAAAAATCACTGTAGTTTCCAGAAAAGCCGGCGAAGCTCAAGCTTATAAATGGGAATCCACAGCTGACGGTTCTTACACTATCGAAGAATGCACTAAAGATAGCCGTGGTACTAATATCACTATCACACTTTTACCTGAATTCTATGGTGATAAAGCTGAAGAAAACTTCACTGACACATATAAATTACAATCTCTTGTAAAAAAATATTCCGATTATGTTCGTTACCCAATCAAAATGAACTTTGTCATTGAAGAACAGCCAAAAGATGCTGATGGTAAACCAATCGAAGGTGCTGGTACTATCAAGAAAAATGAAGTTCGCATCTTAAACTCCATGCAACCACTTTGGGCTAAAAATAAATCTGAAATCAAAGAAGAAGAATACACTGAATTCTATCAAAATCTTTTCCATGATTGGGAAAAACCAATGGAAGTAATGCACAATAAAATCGAAGGTAATATCGAATACACTTCCCTTTTATTCTTCCCTGCACATGCTCCTTACAATCTTTATCATAGCGACTATGAACCAGGCTTACAGCTTTATTCTCGCCATGTATTCATCATGGATAAATGCAAAGACCTCTTACCTGAATATCTCCGCTTCGTTAAAGGTTTAGTTGACTCTCCTGATTTCTCCTTAAATATCTCTCGTGAACTTTTACAACAGAGCCGTGAATTAAAATTAATCGGTAAAAACTTAGAAAAAACTATCTTAAAACAATTAGCAAATACACTCAAAAAAGACCGCAGTAAATATGAACAATTCTGGAAAGAATACGGTAAATCCTTAAAAATCGGTATCTATGGCAGTGTATACAATGGTGGCAGTGATGTAGTAAATAAATTAAAAGATTTACTCTTATTCACAACTTCCAAAGAAGATAAACTCATCACTTTAAAAGAATATGTAGAAAATATGCCTGAAAGCCAGAAAAAAATCTATTATGCTACAGGTAAAGACCGTGCAAGTATCGATAGCTTACCACAGATGGAAATTCTACGCGATAAAGGTATTGATGTATTATACTTCCTTGATAACGTTGATGAATTCGCTATTGAAGTTATGCGTGAATATGAAGGTAAACCATTCCACTCCATTAGCCGTGGCGATTTAGACCTTGATGATGTTGAATCTCAAGAAGTGAAAAAAGAAACTGAAACAATCGCAAAATCCAATGAAGATTTAATCAAAGATATCAAAGAAACTCTCGGTGATAAAGTTGCTGAAGTAAAAATCAGTAGCCGTTTAAAATCTTCTGCTGTTTGCTTAGTAGCTGACGAACAAGGTCCAAGCTTTGCTATGGAACAAGCTTTTGCTGATGCAAATAATCCAATGTTCAAAGCTAGACGTATCTTAGAAATCAATCCAAAACATGATTTATTTGCTCGTTTACAAAAAGTACATGAACAAGGCAAAGAAAGTACTGCCTTCAAAGATTATTGCTCACTTTTATATGCTCAAGCACTTCTCATCGAAGGTATGATGCCAGAAGACCCAGCTGCAATTGCTAATAAAATCGCTGAATTGATGGCTAAATAA
- a CDS encoding Cof-type HAD-IIB family hydrolase, which produces MKAVFFDIDGTLIEGTHPDYRYMRENVQKAIRKLQEQGHYVFIASGRSLAFLDEKIRNFGFDGYVLLNGSVIFFHDKIIYRAPLEKSFVEKITSICDEHDMQYSLQGDFHTYVDKKFEYLIYRLGQYGIFADQLTFDYDKKAIDVYKLEIDSPRHEDRKYIIENLPEDMTYVEDMNHNYCHLEVYAKENSKATGALKVLELLNIDIKDSYAFGDGDNDIEILSTVGMGMAMANGSVKARNSAKIVVPSVFEDGVAYGIERYILSK; this is translated from the coding sequence ATGAAAGCAGTATTTTTTGATATTGATGGAACTTTGATTGAAGGTACACATCCAGATTATCGTTATATGCGTGAAAACGTACAAAAAGCGATTCGTAAATTACAAGAGCAAGGTCATTATGTATTTATTGCTAGTGGTCGTTCACTTGCTTTTCTTGATGAAAAAATAAGAAATTTTGGTTTTGATGGTTATGTATTGCTCAATGGTTCAGTTATATTTTTTCATGATAAGATTATTTATAGAGCGCCACTTGAAAAATCTTTTGTGGAAAAAATCACATCTATTTGTGATGAACATGATATGCAATACAGTTTACAAGGAGATTTTCATACTTATGTAGATAAAAAATTTGAATATCTAATCTATCGTTTAGGGCAGTATGGAATATTTGCTGACCAACTGACTTTCGATTATGATAAAAAAGCTATAGATGTTTATAAATTAGAAATAGATTCACCTAGACATGAAGATAGAAAATATATTATAGAGAATTTGCCTGAAGATATGACTTATGTAGAGGATATGAACCATAATTATTGTCATTTAGAAGTTTATGCTAAAGAAAATTCCAAAGCTACAGGAGCATTAAAGGTTTTAGAATTATTGAATATAGATATAAAAGATAGCTATGCTTTTGGTGACGGAGATAATGATATTGAAATTTTATCTACAGTGGGAATGGGTATGGCAATGGCAAATGGCAGTGTAAAAGCTAGAAATAGTGCTAAAATTGTAGTTCCATCAGTATTTGAAGATGGTGTAGCTTATGGTATTGAAAGATATATTTTAAGTAAATAG